One window from the genome of Argonema galeatum A003/A1 encodes:
- a CDS encoding CHAT domain-containing protein yields the protein MFINRRFAFLSIALFILAFSATISLPAISTENNNRFNDRAKQSQILVKPVTEFNTQHSALSTQHSALSTQEDLLQQGKTFYEAGQFSNAAKVWQEAASKFADKKDTLNQARASTMLSLALQQLGQWNEAREAISKSLNILNSQNSNSDRTTILAQALNAKGNLELAQGNAEEALSIWQQAAAAYGSSGDRAGVIGSHINQAQAMQALGLYRRASTKLEQIEQTLQKEQDSPIKAIGLRSLGNTLRQIGKLDRSRQVLQQSLEIAKRSQSTSDIGETLLSLGNTSRNLQDAAAAIKYYQEAEEVSNNDLTRIQSQLNQLSLLLEQKHLALSKTLLDRIKPQITNLPPSRAGIYARINLAQSLKKLSEINDNLSVADREQLTLDIAQLLATAAQQGESLQDPRAKSYALGNLGNLYQENQQLSNGQKLTEQALLLAQAINAGDIAYQWQWQLGRLYKKQGKIEDAIAAYTEAVNTLQSLRSDLVAIDRDLQFSFRDSVEPVYRELVGLLLQAAPEQETEETRSPNTNSPLPIQNPKSSLAKVGIVTGTAKTPTSRKTQNRIAQARNVLESLQLAELDNFFQESCLDAKPVQIDGVDPTAAVIYPIILPDRLEVILSIPQQPLRHYATPIPGDRVEVSIDQLRQSLSPVGSTQKRLSLSQQFYDWLIRPAEADLARNKIQTLVFVPDGLMRNLPMAILNNGTQFLLEKYRIAVTPGLQLLAPKVLTQKSFRVLTGGLTEARQNFSALPAVKTELNQISAEVRSTLLLDGQFTSASLKKEIKDAAFPVVHLATHGQFSSNAEDTFILTWDNKINVKQFDELLEVRVNGQRKPIELLVLSACQTATGDKRAALGLAGMAVRSGARSTIASLWSVNDEATSELMTLFYRELAQPGVSKAESLRRAQLNLLNNPTYKHPFYWAAFVLVGNWL from the coding sequence ATGTTTATAAATCGCCGTTTTGCTTTTCTGTCGATCGCTTTATTTATATTGGCTTTTTCTGCAACCATTAGCCTACCAGCTATTTCCACTGAAAATAACAACAGGTTTAACGATCGAGCCAAACAATCTCAGATTTTGGTTAAACCAGTCACCGAATTCAACACTCAGCACTCAGCACTCAGCACTCAGCACTCAGCACTCAGCACTCAAGAAGATTTACTGCAACAAGGAAAAACATTTTACGAAGCAGGACAATTTAGTAATGCGGCAAAAGTTTGGCAGGAAGCGGCATCAAAGTTTGCAGATAAAAAAGATACACTCAACCAGGCAAGAGCATCTACAATGCTGTCGTTAGCTCTTCAGCAACTCGGACAGTGGAACGAAGCAAGAGAAGCAATATCAAAAAGTTTAAACATCTTAAATTCCCAAAACTCAAATTCCGATCGCACAACGATTTTGGCTCAAGCATTAAACGCCAAAGGTAATTTGGAATTGGCGCAGGGAAATGCCGAAGAAGCTTTATCCATTTGGCAACAAGCTGCTGCCGCTTATGGCTCTTCAGGCGATCGGGCCGGAGTTATTGGTAGCCACATTAACCAAGCCCAAGCAATGCAAGCCTTGGGACTTTATCGTCGCGCCTCCACCAAATTAGAGCAGATAGAACAAACCCTTCAAAAAGAACAAGACTCTCCGATTAAAGCAATCGGATTACGCAGCCTCGGTAACACCCTCAGACAAATTGGTAAATTAGATCGTTCCCGTCAAGTATTGCAGCAAAGTTTGGAGATAGCAAAACGATCGCAATCCACCTCAGATATAGGAGAAACCCTCCTGAGCTTGGGCAACACATCCCGCAACTTACAGGATGCAGCTGCGGCGATAAAATATTATCAAGAAGCCGAAGAAGTATCCAACAACGACCTGACGCGAATCCAATCTCAACTCAATCAACTCAGCCTTTTACTAGAACAAAAACATCTGGCTTTATCCAAAACCTTGCTCGATCGAATCAAGCCGCAAATTACTAACTTACCGCCCAGTCGTGCCGGTATATATGCCAGAATTAACCTAGCTCAAAGCCTGAAAAAATTATCAGAAATAAACGATAACTTATCAGTTGCCGATCGAGAACAACTGACACTAGACATCGCACAGTTATTAGCAACAGCAGCGCAACAGGGAGAAAGCCTCCAAGACCCACGCGCCAAAAGCTATGCCCTGGGCAATCTGGGTAACTTATATCAAGAAAACCAACAACTGTCCAACGGCCAAAAATTGACCGAGCAAGCCTTACTGCTCGCCCAAGCAATTAACGCCGGGGACATCGCCTACCAGTGGCAATGGCAGTTGGGAAGACTGTACAAAAAGCAGGGAAAGATCGAAGATGCGATCGCCGCCTACACCGAAGCAGTCAACACCTTACAATCATTGCGTAGCGATTTAGTTGCGATCGATCGAGACCTGCAATTCTCCTTTCGCGATAGCGTCGAACCCGTCTACCGAGAATTGGTCGGACTCCTCCTACAAGCCGCACCCGAACAGGAAACCGAAGAAACAAGATCGCCAAATACCAACTCTCCCTTACCAATCCAAAATCCAAAATCCTCTCTTGCGAAGGTGGGCATCGTGACGGGAACCGCCAAGACGCCCACTTCGCGCAAAACCCAAAATCGAATCGCTCAAGCCCGCAACGTCTTAGAATCTCTACAACTGGCAGAATTAGACAACTTCTTTCAAGAATCTTGTTTAGATGCCAAACCAGTCCAGATAGATGGAGTTGACCCCACAGCAGCAGTCATCTATCCAATCATCTTGCCAGACAGATTAGAAGTAATTCTCAGCATACCCCAACAACCCCTCCGCCACTACGCCACCCCCATACCCGGCGATCGAGTTGAAGTTAGCATAGACCAATTGCGTCAATCCCTCAGCCCCGTCGGCTCCACCCAAAAGCGTTTGAGCCTTTCCCAACAATTCTATGATTGGCTGATTCGTCCCGCTGAGGCAGACCTAGCCAGAAACAAAATACAAACTCTCGTATTTGTGCCAGATGGTTTAATGCGGAATCTGCCAATGGCTATCCTCAATAATGGTACTCAGTTCTTGCTAGAAAAGTACCGGATTGCCGTGACTCCTGGGTTGCAACTTCTAGCGCCCAAAGTTTTGACACAGAAGTCTTTCAGGGTATTAACTGGCGGACTCACCGAAGCTCGTCAAAACTTTTCGGCACTGCCTGCTGTAAAAACTGAATTGAACCAAATCAGTGCCGAAGTAAGAAGTACTTTACTCCTAGATGGACAGTTCACTAGCGCCAGTCTCAAAAAAGAGATTAAGGATGCTGCTTTCCCGGTGGTTCACCTGGCAACTCACGGCCAGTTTAGTTCCAATGCGGAGGATACGTTTATTCTCACCTGGGATAACAAAATCAACGTCAAACAGTTCGATGAATTACTGGAAGTCAGAGTTAATGGCCAACGGAAGCCGATCGAATTGCTAGTTCTCAGCGCCTGTCAGACTGCCACAGGAGACAAGCGAGCTGCCCTGGGACTGGCGGGAATGGCAGTACGGTCTGGTGCAAGGAGTACGATCGCTTCCCTGTGGTCGGTCAACGACGAAGCCACTTCCGAGTTGATGACTTTATTTTACCGAGAGCTAGCTCAACCTGGGGTTAGTAAAGCGGAATCTCTCCGCCGCGCCCAGCTGAATCTGCTCAACAATCCCACCTACAAGCATCCGTTTTACTGGGCGGCATTTGTGCTGGTAGGAAATTGGCTTTGA
- a CDS encoding DUF928 domain-containing protein gives MTWINLRLAVATLTVTLGLETAIVPSLPAQSDRPTITETSPRAWEVSQTYIPPNRQAPRTTAGGATRGNCLENAGLLRSLMPANNLGLTIAEYPTLYWDIPSSKAEALEFELRDANENKLVKKTWPIPNTPGVIGLTLPKSELPPLAVGKMYHWYLTMVCPSEDSGDKSGNIIVDGWIERTQASPTLVKQLEKAAPSDRSALYAAAGIWQDSLTTLAELRRANPDDSALADRWEKLLKSADLDPIVEKPLVDCCTANR, from the coding sequence ATGACTTGGATTAATTTGCGCCTAGCCGTTGCCACCCTGACAGTAACCCTGGGTTTAGAAACCGCGATCGTTCCTAGCTTGCCAGCACAGTCCGATCGGCCCACCATAACTGAAACATCCCCCCGTGCCTGGGAAGTAAGTCAGACATACATACCTCCCAATCGACAGGCACCCCGTACAACTGCGGGAGGCGCAACGCGGGGCAACTGCTTGGAAAACGCAGGACTTTTAAGATCTTTGATGCCTGCAAATAACTTGGGGCTGACGATCGCAGAGTATCCCACATTATATTGGGACATCCCTTCATCTAAAGCAGAGGCATTGGAATTCGAGCTGCGGGATGCCAACGAAAATAAGCTAGTCAAAAAAACTTGGCCCATTCCCAATACCCCCGGTGTGATTGGGTTGACCCTCCCCAAGAGCGAATTACCCCCTCTAGCGGTGGGCAAGATGTACCACTGGTACTTGACAATGGTTTGCCCATCTGAAGATTCTGGAGACAAAAGTGGGAATATTATTGTAGATGGATGGATCGAGCGAACCCAAGCCAGCCCAACTCTAGTGAAGCAACTGGAGAAGGCCGCACCAAGCGATCGCTCAGCCCTATATGCAGCAGCGGGCATTTGGCAGGACTCTCTGACAACCTTAGCCGAGCTGCGCCGTGCCAATCCCGATGACTCGGCCCTAGCAGATCGGTGGGAAAAGCTACTGAAGTCAGCCGATTTAGATCCAATAGTTGAAAAGCCCCTGGTTGACTGCTGCACGGCCAACAGGTAA